The region GCCTCCTTACTGCTAGCTAAAGTCGCCTCAAATCTCTTCTTTATCTCCTCCTGAATCCCAATCATATCTGCTCTCACTTTCTCGATCTCTTCATTCAATTTATCCACTTCCTCGCTCCTCTTCTTTATTTCCTCAGTAAGCTCATCTATCTCCTTATTCATCTTCTCTAAAGTCTCCTTCCTGCTAGTTATCTCATCATAAACTCTATTTAGCTCCTCCTTTATCTTCCCGATCCTCTCTCCAGCGTCCCTGACGAAGAACCTCCATTTCTCCATCTCAGCCATTAGCTCGAGTATCTTCCTCTTTAGGGATTTAGCTCTATTAAGATTCTGCAACATAGCTTCATACTGACTTATCTGCATCACTAAGTCTCTCTCCTGATCTCTGTTGAGTGGGGATGTCTCTATCCTCCTCTCCAATCTCGCTATCTTCCTCCTCAAGACCCTCTCAGGCATCCCTACGGAACTTATGAGATACTTATACTCCTCCTTGAGCTTGATCACTTCATCCCTCACTTCCTTGAACCTCTCGAGGGCTTCCCTTCTCTCATTCCTTACTTTCTCAAGATCTTCCTGCATCTTCCTCTTTCTCTCAACAGCTTCCCTGAAGCCCTCCCTCTCCTTCCTCACTTTATCTATTAACTCTGATCTCCTCGCTCTTAGTTGCTTTAACTCCTCAATTAACGACCTCTTCTCCTCTCTGAGCTTAGAGAGCACTTGCCTGAGCTCATTCTCCCTCTGCCTGAGGGATCTGATGGATTCATTCAGTACTGTCATGCGGTCTCCTCCTTGATGCTACGCAGATACGATATTGTCAAGCTACCCATCTACTTAAAAATTATTCGGTGGCATCTTATGAAAATGAAGCTAACGAGTATCAGCACTTATATTAAAAATAGATAAGAATATAACGCACAATTGAATTAAAAATAGATAGCGAGCTAGCTCATTGAAAGTTTTTAATGAACACGTATAATTGCTCGAGTTAGGTGTGGAAGTTGCTGGTGGACGATGGCATGAAGGTGCTGTGGTTAGCTAGGACGGGTTGGATGCAATCGGGCGTACCCGCGGCGATAGCCGAGACAGTAGCTCAGCACACGTTCATAGCTTCCCTCATAGCTTTAGATTTATTCCCAAAAATGAGAGCATCTGGGAAAGCTTTTAATGAAGCTAAAGTACTTAAGATGATAATTGTCCACGATATACATGAGGGGCTCTGCGGGGATCTGCCGAAGTGGGTCGGTGAGAGGGTAAACAAGAAATTGTTAGAAGAGGAAGCTATCTCAAATATGGAACTCCCTGAGGAGATCAAGATGATATTGAGGGAATATACGCTCATGAAATCCGATGAAGCTAAGATAGCTAGGTTAGCTGATCTCATGGCTACTTGGAGGATGGCGATATACTACAAACAGCTGGGCTACGATGTTGATGATATACTGAAGAGCTCCCAGATGGAATCGATGAAGTTAGCTAAGGAGCTGGGGCTAGTGGTAGAGGACATTTAGACTTCAAGGACATCCTCGTATTTAGGTGAAGATCCGGGAAGCTTATGGAGAGGTTCCCTCAACCTAACTGATTCCTTGAACCTCTCGAAGATCTCCTCATCGCTCCCCCCGCTCCTCATGACGCTTATGAAATCCACTAGAGTATCCTCCCTAGATATGCAGGTCTTGAAGAAACCTTCGGCTGTCACCCTGAGTCTAGTGCATCCCATACAGAGAGATGGATTCCCGCTACCCTTGACGATCTCCACAGTGACACCATCGAGCTCGAAGATAGGCCTATTTTGGAAATCCCTTATCTCCTTCCTGAGAGCTATCTCATCGAGCTCCCTCTCGAAATCATCGAGTGGGAAGTAGTACTCGCTAGTGGGATCGAGGAGTTCTATCAACTGGACCTTGAGCCCCTTCCTCCTCCCAAATTCCACTACATCCCAAAGCTCCCCCTCATTTATCCCCTTGAGAGCAGTGAAGTTCAATTTGATTGGCTTCAATCCCCATAGAAGGGCCTCATCTATGCCCTTGATCACTCTCTCCAGGCCATCCACACCAGTTATCCTCTCATAAACGTCTCTCTTTAAGGAATGGAGGCTGATATTTATCCTATCGAGCCCCGCTTCCCTCAAGCCCCTAGCTCTCTCTACTAAGAAGTAACCGTTCGTTACTAAGCTGACTTCCTCCGCTCCAGAGGACTTGAGCTCACTCACTATTCCCTCGAGGTCCCTCCTCATTAGGGGCTCCCCTCCAGTCAACTTTACCCTCTTAACACCGTGCTTCGAGAGGATCTTCATCAATCTCCCTATCTCCTCTGGCCTCATCTCCTCTCCCCTAACGTAATGCCCCTCTCTGTGACAGAAGAAGCAATTGTAATTGCAAGAATTCGTGACGGATATCCTCAGGTCGGTGACGGGCCTCCCCCACCTATCTATCAACAACGGATTTCACCTTCCTCTCCACGGATATCTCCTCTATTCTAGTGTGGGGGTAGTTCCCGCTCTCATCCTTCTCCAGATACTTGACCATATCCCATATATTGAGGAGGGCCGAGGAGACAGCAGCGAGTGCTTCCATCTCCACCCCTGTCTGAGCTATGGCTTTAACCCTCACGCTGACTTCGATGTAATCATCGCCCAGTCTGAAGTCGACATCAGTTGAAGTTACTTGTATCGGGTGGCATAGCATTATGATCTTAGGGGTTTCCTTAACGGATTGGACAGCTGCAACTCTAGCTACAGTCAATACATCGCCTTTCTTCACTTCCCCAGACCTTATCTTATCTATAGTCTCCTTCCTTAGCCTTATCCTCCCCTTAGCTACCGCTTCCCTATACGCTAGAGGCTTGTCCGTTATATCTATCATCGAACCCCCCTCCGGCTCTGGTAATTAAACCCACCTCTCCCTCCCATCTGAGAATATCTCCTTCTTCCATATAGCGACGCTCCTCTTGACTTCATCCACTATCCACTCCGCAGCTTCGAAAGCTTCCTTCCTGTGTGCGGACTTAGTCAGGACGAAGAGCGATATATCGCCCGCCGGCACTTCGCCCACTCTGTGTATTATGAGAGCATCCCTCAATCCGAACTTCCTTATAGCTTCTTCCCTGATCCTAATTAGCTCCCTCTCAGCTATCTCCGGGTAACAATCGTAGAATATCTTATCGACTCGGCCTCCATCAGATTCCCTCCTCACTATCCCGAGGAACGCGACTAAAGCTCCCACATCCCCGTATCCAGCTTCGAGGAAGAGCTCTGGTGTTATCCTCTCCCTGACTATCCCCGCGCTCCCACCTGAGAAGCTCGGGAATATGGCTATGAGGTCCTCCCCGCGGACTCTAGTTGAGAGATCCCTCTTTAGCTCATGATTCACAGCTATATTTATCCCTTCGATCTCTCCTATCCCTAATCTCTCCAATAAATCCCTTAAGCTTCCATCGAATTCCAATTCCTTTTCTCTGAATCCCAAAATATCTGAAAGCCTTCCATAAACTTTCACTAGGACCATTCATCTCACCAGCTCTATCGCTATGCTCTGGGCCCCCCCTCCCCCGTGGCATATCGTAGCTAAGCCCCTCCTCTTACCCCTCACCCTAAGAGCGTTAAGCAAAGTGACCACTATCCTAGCCCCGCTAGCACCCAAAGGATGGCCCAGAGCTACAGCACCTCCGAAAGGATTCAGTCTCTCCAGGGGTATCCCAAGCCCCTTAGCGACTACTAGAGTCGCTAATGCGAAGGCTTCATTATGCTCTATTATATCGAAATCATCTATCCCCATCCCTAT is a window of Candidatus Korarchaeum sp. DNA encoding:
- the moaC gene encoding cyclic pyranopterin monophosphate synthase MoaC, whose translation is MIDITDKPLAYREAVAKGRIRLRKETIDKIRSGEVKKGDVLTVARVAAVQSVKETPKIIMLCHPIQVTSTDVDFRLGDDYIEVSVRVKAIAQTGVEMEALAAVSSALLNIWDMVKYLEKDESGNYPHTRIEEISVERKVKSVVDR
- the moaA gene encoding GTP 3',8-cyclase MoaA, producing MLIDRWGRPVTDLRISVTNSCNYNCFFCHREGHYVRGEEMRPEEIGRLMKILSKHGVKRVKLTGGEPLMRRDLEGIVSELKSSGAEEVSLVTNGYFLVERARGLREAGLDRINISLHSLKRDVYERITGVDGLERVIKGIDEALLWGLKPIKLNFTALKGINEGELWDVVEFGRRKGLKVQLIELLDPTSEYYFPLDDFERELDEIALRKEIRDFQNRPIFELDGVTVEIVKGSGNPSLCMGCTRLRVTAEGFFKTCISREDTLVDFISVMRSGGSDEEIFERFKESVRLREPLHKLPGSSPKYEDVLEV
- a CDS encoding molybdenum cofactor biosynthesis protein MoaE encodes the protein MVLVKVYGRLSDILGFREKELEFDGSLRDLLERLGIGEIEGINIAVNHELKRDLSTRVRGEDLIAIFPSFSGGSAGIVRERITPELFLEAGYGDVGALVAFLGIVRRESDGGRVDKIFYDCYPEIAERELIRIREEAIRKFGLRDALIIHRVGEVPAGDISLFVLTKSAHRKEAFEAAEWIVDEVKRSVAIWKKEIFSDGRERWV
- a CDS encoding HD domain-containing protein; the encoded protein is MWKLLVDDGMKVLWLARTGWMQSGVPAAIAETVAQHTFIASLIALDLFPKMRASGKAFNEAKVLKMIIVHDIHEGLCGDLPKWVGERVNKKLLEEEAISNMELPEEIKMILREYTLMKSDEAKIARLADLMATWRMAIYYKQLGYDVDDILKSSQMESMKLAKELGLVVEDI